ACCCGAATCGCATGTTCACCAGGTCGCCGGAGTCGGGCGTGTACGCGCCCTTGCACCGTTCGCACAGTCGGCGCGCGAGCCGCTGAGCGACCACACAGTCCAGCGCGGAGCCCACCAGGAACGGTTCGATGTCCATCTCGGTGAGCCGAACAACAGCACTTGGCGCGTCGTTCGTGTGCAGAGTGGACAGCACGAGGTGGCCCGTGAGGGATGCCTCGATCGCGATCTGCGCGGTCTCGTGGTCACGGATCTCACCGAGCAGCACGACGTCGGGGTCGGAGCGCAGGATGGAACGCAGCGCACTAGCGAACGTGAGCCCGGCCTTCGGGTTAACCTGCACCTGGTTGATGCCGGCCATCCGGTACTCCACCGGGTCTTCAACCGTGATCACGTTGATCTCTGGCTTGGAGACCGTGTTCAGCGTCGTGTAGAGGGTGGTCGACTTACCGGAACCGGTCGGTCCGGTGACCAGGATCATGCCGTACGGCTTGGTGTACGACTTCTTGTACGCCTCGTAGTTGCCCTCGAGCAGGTTGAGGTCTTTCAGCGACAGGCTCGTGTTGGTGTTGTCGAGAATACGCATGACCACTTTTTCGCCCCACACCGTGGGCAACGTGGCCACGCGAAGGTCGATCTTGCGGCCACCGTGGCTGATCGACATCCGGCCGTCTTGTGGCTTGCGTCGTTCGGCGATGTCGATGTCCGACATGATCTTCAGCCGCGAGATCACACCGTTCTGGATCGCCTTCGGTGCGCGCTGCATCTCGTGCAGCACGCCGTCGATGCGGTAGCGAACGCGCAGGTCCTTCTCGGCCGGCTCGATGTGGATGTCGGACGCGTGGTCCTGAATGCCCTGGCTGATCAGCAGGTTGACGAACCGCACGATGGGTGCGTCGTCGTCGAGCGCCTCGGTGGTCTCGTCGGAGTCGTTGGCGGCGCTCTCTTCTTCGAGCACGGTGCTCAGGTCGTTCAGTTCGCCGTCGGCGCGGTGGTACTTGTCGAGCGCGGTGAGCAAGTCGGTGCGTTCGACGACCACCGGGTTCACCTTGACCCGGGCGGCGGCACGCACATCGTCGATAGCGAAGACATCGCCGGGGTCGACCATTGCAAGCAGCATCTGGTCGCCGTCCAAGGCAAGCGGCAGCA
This Salinibacterium sp. ZJ450 DNA region includes the following protein-coding sequences:
- a CDS encoding GspE/PulE family protein, producing MTSLTEILILRGLVPIESLDNLTGNRVDEEHAARTLVDEGTITAVQLASARAAAANLPFVELIDYPVESTAVALVPAALCRRHEVLPLALDGDQMLLAMVDPGDVFAIDDVRAAARVKVNPVVVERTDLLTALDKYHRADGELNDLSTVLEEESAANDSDETTEALDDDAPIVRFVNLLISQGIQDHASDIHIEPAEKDLRVRYRIDGVLHEMQRAPKAIQNGVISRLKIMSDIDIAERRKPQDGRMSISHGGRKIDLRVATLPTVWGEKVVMRILDNTNTSLSLKDLNLLEGNYEAYKKSYTKPYGMILVTGPTGSGKSTTLYTTLNTVSKPEINVITVEDPVEYRMAGINQVQVNPKAGLTFASALRSILRSDPDVVLLGEIRDHETAQIAIEASLTGHLVLSTLHTNDAPSAVVRLTEMDIEPFLVGSALDCVVAQRLARRLCERCKGAYTPDSGDLVNMRFGFEDGMEVPELFQPVGCSQCSNTGYRGRMALHEVMTVTEEIERMAVARASSAEIGRMAESQGMSTLRQDGWAKVQLGLTSIDEVLRVVA